TTTTGCCGCAGGCTACCAAGTATCTGCTTTTTTTTATTGGGCGATTCCTGGTCTTTGCGCCAGCTTAATCTACGAAATTAGACCTAATACTAAGCCTGTAGCAAATAGATTAATCGGATCAAGACAAATTTATCAAAGAGTAGGTCGTAATGGGAAATTATAATTCAGTATGATAGAACACAATCACATACCCGTTGAAGGCAGACCCACTTATGCACTAATCGACTGTGAGGCTCTTAGGCAAAATCTCGATCTTGTGCGTCAACTTGCCAACGGTCGCAAGATAATGGCTATCGTCAAAGCAGATGCATATGGGCATGGTATGGTGGGGATTTCGCGAGAGTTAATAAGCGAGAGGGTTGACTTTCTTGGTGTAGCGATGCTGGATGAAGGGCTTCGTCTTCGCCGCCAGGGAATTACCCACCCAATTCTCGTGTTGGGTGGCATGCTTGAAGGTCAGTTTGAAGCCGCAGTGAAGAATAACCTCGACTTAACAATCTCATCTCGCGAGCAAGTTGAGCCTCTTGTTAGAGTTCTTGACAGCCACGACATGCAGGCTCATATCCATATAAAAATCGACACCGGAATGGGGCGCTTAGGCGAGCCTTGGACTTCTGCGCCCGATTTCTTTCATTCTGTTGCTTCGCACAGCCGTATCGAAGTTCGGGGACTTTATACACATTTAGCGACGACCGAGTCGCCCGATCCTGAATTAATGTTGAAGCAAATTGATCGATTTTCAGGAGTCATTCGCGATGCAGAAAGTTGTGGGATCTATCCTGAGTATATCCATCATGCCAATAGCGGAGCTTTGCTT
This is a stretch of genomic DNA from Calditrichota bacterium. It encodes these proteins:
- the alr gene encoding alanine racemase — encoded protein: MIEHNHIPVEGRPTYALIDCEALRQNLDLVRQLANGRKIMAIVKADAYGHGMVGISRELISERVDFLGVAMLDEGLRLRRQGITHPILVLGGMLEGQFEAAVKNNLDLTISSREQVEPLVRVLDSHDMQAHIHIKIDTGMGRLGEPWTSAPDFFHSVASHSRIEVRGLYTHLATTESPDPELMLKQIDRFSGVIRDAESCGIYPEYIHHANSGALLQSIHHPSLEVSNMVRPGIMLYGYPPAAEMENQFDLQPVMTLKSHVVFCKIPPEGMSVGYGGTYLSKGEKYIATLPVGYGDGYPRRCGNRAYLCLNSQRVPVVGNVSMDMITVEIDQAFLGDEAMIFGRSNGQSLSLWELAQQLDTIPYEILCGIAPRVPRLFINSRVQEQYREDRDYQ